A window from Leptospira meyeri encodes these proteins:
- a CDS encoding SCO family protein has product MNIFNRLTFFLVFICIFSFISCGWFYREDGEKDSKLTFFDTPKKDTLPYFRGRDLESFWTNKNQKPSDARKVDPFTFKNQLNENISESHFKDKVTIVSFFFAKCHGLCPNIIRNLKFVQSEISKFKNIQIVSYSVTPDLDTPTELKKFAEEKGIQSNYWNLITGDREEIFKIARNTFQADTNTTNKDVTRDFVHSEQVFLIDKDLYFRGIYNGNRSESIKTMLADIKILTDESVVAK; this is encoded by the coding sequence ATGAACATTTTTAATCGTTTAACTTTCTTTCTAGTTTTTATATGTATTTTCAGTTTCATTTCCTGTGGTTGGTTTTATCGTGAAGATGGTGAAAAAGATTCTAAGTTAACATTTTTTGATACTCCCAAAAAAGATACACTGCCATACTTTCGAGGCCGTGATTTAGAATCTTTTTGGACTAACAAAAATCAAAAACCTTCTGATGCAAGAAAAGTGGATCCCTTCACGTTTAAAAATCAACTCAATGAAAATATCAGTGAATCACATTTTAAAGACAAAGTGACAATCGTATCATTTTTTTTTGCTAAATGTCATGGCCTTTGTCCCAATATCATTCGAAATTTAAAGTTTGTACAATCTGAAATTTCAAAATTTAAGAACATTCAAATAGTCTCATACTCCGTGACTCCAGACTTGGATACTCCTACTGAATTGAAAAAGTTTGCAGAAGAAAAGGGAATTCAATCCAATTATTGGAACTTGATAACTGGAGATAGAGAGGAAATCTTTAAAATTGCAAGAAATACATTTCAAGCAGATACAAATACAACTAACAAAGACGTGACAAGAGACTTTGTTCATTCAGAACAAGTTTTTCTAATTGATAAGGATTTATACTTTCGGGGAATCTACAACGGAAATCGAAGTGAGTCCATTAAAACAATGCTAGCAGATATTAAAATTCTCACAGACGAATCAGTTGTCGCAAAATAA
- a CDS encoding toxin-antitoxin system YwqK family antitoxin: MDNDPEISLGLESTYFYKGQKFSGKMKSIHPNGTIRITSFLNGLEDGPTIDIFPDGQRSAEYFYKQGKRTGIHRGWYENGKARFQYSYQDDLAVGDHWEWHEDGKVYRYAKFENGINVGTKVWRKDGKIYSNYTYSPERLYGVIGSKLCFKLKGDETNKKTIINP; the protein is encoded by the coding sequence ATGGATAACGATCCTGAAATCAGTCTTGGTTTAGAAAGTACCTATTTCTATAAAGGTCAGAAGTTTTCAGGAAAAATGAAATCAATCCATCCGAATGGAACCATTCGGATCACATCGTTTTTGAACGGCCTTGAAGACGGTCCAACGATTGATATTTTCCCAGATGGTCAAAGAAGTGCTGAGTATTTTTATAAACAAGGAAAACGTACAGGAATCCATCGAGGTTGGTATGAAAATGGAAAAGCTAGATTCCAATATTCCTATCAGGACGATTTAGCAGTCGGTGATCATTGGGAATGGCATGAAGATGGAAAGGTCTATCGATATGCTAAATTTGAAAATGGAATCAATGTTGGAACTAAAGTTTGGCGTAAAGATGGAAAAATTTATTCCAATTATACTTATTCACCTGAAAGATTATATGGAGTGATTGGTTCTAAACTTTGTTTTAAACTTAAAGGTGACGAAACAAATAAAAAAACAATAATCAACCCATGA